One genomic window of Fusarium verticillioides 7600 chromosome 2, whole genome shotgun sequence includes the following:
- a CDS encoding glycylpeptide N-tetradecanoyltransferase, whose protein sequence is MSEESKPIEPVVDETNAELKGKAIAHADAEAEADDNDAAESGSEEEHEEQHAAEGSGDKKKKKKKKKSKRAKVKEALTGSKSAPTDSDFHKALDGLTPQQIKEFLALNPALSQEVNKASKSDDPSGSQAADMLKKMSLQDIMTGLAAGGKNAKDMGSYKFWQTQPVPKFGEDATLKEGPLRIQKVEEVDKEPAPLIPGFEWVTMDLTNDEEIKEVYELLNKHYVEDDEAMFRFNYSPSILRWAMMPPGWKKEYHVGVRATQSRLLVAFISAIPVHLRVRENVVTCSEVNFLAIHKKLRGKRLTPVLIKEITRRSNLNEIWQGLYTAGVVLPKPVSTCRYFHRAINWQKLYECGFSPLPANSKPQYQVRKYALPDDTSTKGLRPLEEKDLDAVMDLYKRYNARFDMTPEFSREEAHHWFVPKVGPNDQQVVWTYVVEDENKKITDFFSFFCIESTAIGNAKHNVIKVAYMFYYGTDVALQDKFDKAALKKRLNELVHDALIISKRHKFDVFNALTLMDNALFLEQQKFGAGDGQLHYYLFNYRVNPIAGGVDRKNQLDEENLSGIGLVMP, encoded by the exons ATGTCCGAGGAGTCCAAGCCAATTGAGCCCGTCGTCGACGAGACGAACGCCgagctcaagggcaaggccatCGCTCACGCCGACGccgaagctgaagccgaCGACAACGATGCCGCCGAATCTGGATCCGAGGAGGAGCATGAGGAGCAACACGCTGCTGAAGGATCcggcgacaagaagaagaaaaagaagaagaagaagtcgaagcGAGcgaaggtcaaggaggccCTGACCGGCTCAAAATCCGCGCCGACCGATTCCGATTTCCACAAGGCCCTCGATGGCCTCACTCCtcagcagatcaaggagttcctcgccctcaaccCAGCCCTCTCCCAAGAGGTGAATAAGGCCTCCAAGAGCGATGATCCTTCCGGCTCTCAGGCTGCCGATATGCTCAAGAAAATGTCACTACAAGATATCATGACTGGTCTTGCCGCTGGCGGAAAGAACGCCAAAGATATGGGATCGTATAAGTTCTGGCAGACCCAGCCTGTACCCAAGTTTGGAGAGGATGCGACTTTGAAGGAGGGCCCCTTACGGATTcagaaggtcgaggaggtcgacAAGGAGCCCGCCCCTCTAATTCCTGGCTTTGAATGGGTTACGATGGATTTGACCaatgatgaggagatcaaggaagtTTACGAGCTGTTGAACAAGCACTACgtcgaggacgatgaggctATGTTCCGCTTCAACTATTCCCCCTCTATTCTTCGATG GGCCATGATGCCTCCTGGCTGGAAGAAGGAATATCATGTTGGTGTCCGCGCAACCCAGTCCCGTCTTCTCGTAGCTTTTATCTCGGCCATCCCCGTTCACCTCCGTGTCCGAGAGAACGTTGTTACCTGCTCTGAGGTTAACTTCCTTGCCATCCACAAGAAGCTCCGAGGCAAGCGACTTACACCAGTACTCATTAAGGAGATTACCAGGCGCAGCAACCTCAACGAGATCTGGCAAGGACTTTACACCGCTGGTGTCGTCCTTCCCAAGCCCGTCAGCACATGCAGATACTTTCATCGCGCTATTAATTGGCAAAAACTCTATGAGTGCGGCTTTAGTCCTCTTCCCGCAAACAGCAAACCTCAGTATCAGGTTCGCAAGTATGCGCTACCAGACGATACTAGCACCAAGGGCCTGCGACcgttggaagagaaggaccTTGATGCTGTTATGGATTTGTATAAGCGATATAATGCGCGCTTCGATATGACGCCTGAGTTCAGTCGCGAGGAAGCTCACCACTGGTTTGTCCCCAAGGTTGGACCCAACGACCAGCAGGTTGTGTGGACATACGTTGTCGAG GACgaaaacaagaagatcacggacttcttctctttcttctgcatCGAGTCGACGGCTATTGGAAACGCTAAGCACAACGTTATCAAGGTTGCTTACATGTTTTACTACGGTACAGACGTCGCGCTACAGGACAAGTTCGACAAAgctgctctcaagaagcgcCTTAACGAGCTTGTTCACGATGCCCTTATCATCTCCAAGCGCCACAAGTTCGATGTGTTCAACGCATTGACGCTAATGGACAATGCGCTGTTCCTGGAGCAGCAGAAATTCGGAGCCGGTGATGGTCAACTTCATTATTACCTGTTCAACTATCGTGTTAACCCAATTGCTGGTGGTGTCGATCGTAAGAACCAGCTTGACGAGGAAAATCTGAGTGGTATCGGGCTTGTGATGCCCTGA